In Cotesia glomerata isolate CgM1 linkage group LG1, MPM_Cglom_v2.3, whole genome shotgun sequence, one genomic interval encodes:
- the LOC123275371 gene encoding uncharacterized protein LOC123275371 isoform X3, whose product MSHPQSAQGNNNLPQGDCSACCSNEINTHQVHQAQNPVNTNMPIIPTMVPSQLMQYPVAQQPPNIPPPVQGQPLALYAYPTIMLQPNYGYQPASHFLTGNPPNIPASNPINTVPNVPQSLHYNQPETVAQAPPNPIPPPVIPKNTVPCKKKSRPHALTSIVNPQTGENVAKSIYQEVEAESYSESTYSEYLQIGAEYASDVSREETPTPESEPITPESSPSVKHTQPKSPSVNPKSPPKNYQSSTQPQPQYTFAPNNAQTTVIQSRIQPNSSHQHSAPQSSQHSISTCDQSCNQYYDSYQHYPQPVAVNPQYQAPPVNILNQIPQNYPQQVVSNVPYNQNAQWINQQSSYAGSHQQHYSQVNYQQPISAQPQNYPMSDQVYNRNNQAYGMAVNTHGRSSTGHQRLPEAYPRRTATNYQHDLTAYSRESSHARNQLYNLPVHVNHQHSAYRNTQQMVQESSQTAIVYHQTPAPPNNCDQTALISSQQYVSATHTQQTVTATSPQVVISHTNQQTYPANSQQNILHNYYRGAAPNIPAQQILPQYRLTGQEQLPQDSRKPIPSPQSSVNTNQNLPAPNYPPQQANYQLVPIPVQDNQRTNQQPSCSLPESNYQAPINQINQYQSTRKYHHNQNRRNEGYSKSKNNSNQRTFSGQSYSGDKPPAAMSSTPQTTILKHSAAPEVEPNPVKVQSKSYVTFQDNTRPENIHSHNASTSYAASRSFHRNMGRMSQYPQPPLRPPRPSNPQYQSYSRGPHAQSLPAYNSGPRECNSVNTGTIYKQSGNLNVSFALTNKPVSPTTHQDAPRTILGRPEQGSDQQIKKMRQSLSPNFTYDSEVQKSLENTAINPPERLAQNDQQQQQQQQQQQQSFNLKQWLDSSETSVATSSGSLKNDSTLIIQPSEKEKSLPEPVVEKTNERPVNINVPDAPQTSKSSTPVAINQQEVKQNQPEKIPSLSSLDTAGSIKIISSGSTTKNEPKETKGDSSSSSTSKEIKKDSQISVKSKDLSVDSQKSESQSKLSYSSILAASGSKTAPTPAWNDLVTYKKVENKDTGTIPKTSKPLDGQSNFNREQQTLKNTEDKLKKSKSKSKKKNRYKYSDSEWSGCHENDFTTERRENYVETPMESKQELNEKSLSSLSNTSTKSQPVSSNKLQEPVVESKQFELDKKSSSSPNNLKETRPVSVTGLQKETVELKQVESDEKSSASTSKETRPVSSTEIKEQTEESKTSKVNKPPSISSGTPNKIRVVPLSDLQEQPKNSKQLKAEKKSASGSKKNRAGPWRESQEKSVDSIVQELDQKPSTSSNTSKKIKILSASEIKKQIALSEAEQLALNLEPLSLFRDFGKKKKTSNQEAVELDQTRLHELEVQLQRIRSYSPSPPPPSSSNTTAQLIPSSELQKQASEDPEKEEKREILEEFLEDPLNDALKDTIFPQDHQIFQVLVDQNKEIVIDEVYDVYTKKGMSKFRAEVDEKSQMSDPQLIKSFFLQKFTFLSPSQIDNLDTVKESAEIVSEVVITPKITADKNESDVKYYNKDVTITSKIVLDDPGFKICTEESTADKSEEISQLEFQKNEKNLLDHLECNPETPIHIIPEYNIEKNIESKPKVEDNVEESEVKPPEETLSSNSCSIKIIQYSREFLIRLRNSPYSKIRPSNLPDMEVINHKSNYEINYSTPVNLRAFPEPSFKVPEYFNPFSFRQFSSKTILPSRANTPEIKVKSSEPPMIYFKLSQPEDVALRKIKNAWKPSFTKNNSSEAGDRENSESVYKKVRSVLNKLTPEKFAKLVGQIKDIEIENEEALQKIIDLVFNKAIAEPNFAVGYASMCNELSHLKIRNSNMNDKKNFRQFLIDRCQAEFEKAAFDEAIKQQKLEEIKRCTDPEEKKKLQLSLEEYDYQIRKRSVGIVKFIGELFKNKMLTQNIMQKCMSQLLSTPDEERLECLCKLLTTIGKLFEEKISLEIYIKQLKNLAKQNTEYKISSRIRFMIQDVVELRLNNWVSRRSDSNPTTMDQLQRDVEQEERKNRNDRTPYQNRQQNDRITPQSTSRNEDLFTPKETYSNRQRGYLNSGRRNSRASSRPESERRSPSKPRTGINLSIKPQLEDTNVLGNRNAYIWNKTPAMHTPTETYNPYSLLDTPNLTVDRDRLSVNITGTRSAGPKEYRSNSSWRGRSSYSSTHSQSSSLKRESLSIKTISPSIQSTKNLFQPEFKSQSSLPFVSSSKSSSNSSNVSNKLQKTGREEEAKDYSKVFNDILDCCYNSTDAAFIKDIEDVLNELETSAFARFLQETTLRVFEDSCSKVLTRYSLMLSHMIKIKFISFLLFQTEYQKLLETVDDMILDIPHCLTHISQLLLEMLISGLHPFAELKQTLSSLKNKEHRRKILGELLSLLRNSQGSEWLVDKWSKSELLWTDFVDLNGEQLDGFINMYKLDCLVDVCNNPERIISSTELSLTEIQNHLVGVLSIDDFDNVVSWISVNVGARSKHPQFVRNLVTSILRISIEQNGESWKLNEEMFNKLLKYIQRYVDANFQLELQCLYAIQAYIHELQHPQGVLARIVSILCTESIIADETFLAWRESTEETEVQGRGTVISALRSFFENLSLLLESDKLGDKT is encoded by the exons TCCACCGAATATTCCTGCGAGTAATCCAATTAATACGGTGCCTAATGTTCCCCAATCACTCCATTATAATCAACCAG AAACAGTTGCACAAGCACCGCCGAACCCGATACCACCTCcggtaattccaaaaaatacagtaccatgtaaaaaaaaatctagaccACATGCGCTAACCAGCATAGTCAATCCACAAACGGGAGAGAATGTAGCAAAATCCATTTATCAAGAAGTGGAGGCTGAAAGTTATAGTGAATCTACGTACTCAGag tATTTACAGATAGGTGCTGAATATGCATCGGACGTAAGTAGAGAAGAAACTCCTACGCCAGAATCCGAGCCAATCACGCCGGAGTCATCTCCATCAGTTAAGCATACACAGCCAAAGTCACCGAGTGTCAATCCGAAGAGTCCACCGAAAAACTATCAATCAAGTACACAACCTCAGCCTCAGTATACATTCGCACCAAATAATGCTCAAACGACTGTTATTCAGAGTAGAATCCAGCCCAATTCTAGTCATCAACACAGTGCTCCGCAGAGTAGTCAGCATTCAATTTCTACCTGCGATCAATCGTGCAACCAATACTATGACAGTTATCAACACTATCCACAGCCCGTAGCTGTTAATCCTCAATATCAAGCCCCCCCTGTTAATATTCTCAATCAAATTCCACAAAATTATCCCCAGCAAGTAGTTTCTAATGTTCCGTACAATCAAAATGCCCAGTGGATTAACCAACAGAGTAGTTATGCTGGCAGCCACCAGCAACATTATTCACAAGTTAACTATCAACAACCTATCAGTGCTCAACCTCAAAATTACCCCATGAGTGATCAAGTTTATAACAGAAATAATCAAGCATACGGAATGGCGGTGAATACTCACGGACGGAGTTCTACAGGTCATCAGCGATTGCCTGAAGCGTACCCACGACGTACTGCCACCAATTATCAACACGATTTAACAGCATACAGTCGAGAGTCTAGTCATGCACGTAATCAACTGTACAATTTACCAGTACACGTTAATCATCAACATTCTGCTTATAGAAACACTCAACAGATGGTTCAAGAAAGCAGCCAAACTGCAATTGTTTATCACCAAACACCAGCTCCACCTAACAATTGTGATCAAACTGCTTTAATATCTAGTCAGCAATATGTTTCAGCAACTCACACTCAACAGACTGTTACTGCAACATCACCTCAAGTTGTTATTTCACATACTAATCAGCAAACTTATCCTGCTAATTCTCAGCAAAATATTCTACACAATTATTATCGAGGAGCTGCGCCGAATATTCCAGCTCAGCAGATTCTACCTCAATATAGATTAACTGGTCAAGAACAACTTCCACAGGACAGTAGAAAACCTATTCCTTCTCCACAAAGTTCTGTGAATACAAATCAGAATCTTCCTGCACCTAACTATCCTCCTCAACAAGCAAACTATCAACTTGTTCCTATCCCTGTGCAAGACAATCAAAGAACTAATCAACAACCTAGTTGCAGTCTTCCTGAAAGCAATTATCAAGCTCCAATAAATCAGATAAATCAATACCAAAGCACCAGAAAGTATCATCACAACCAAAATAGGCGAAACGAAGGTTATTCCAAGtcgaaaaataattctaaccaGAGAACATTTTCAGGGCAAAGTTATAGTGGAGATAAACCACCTGCGGCGATGAGCTCGACACCTCAAACTACAATATTAAAGCATTCTGCAGCACCTGAAGTAGAACCGAATCCTGTAAAAGTTCAATCCAAATCATATGTGACGTTTCAAGATAATACTAGGCCAGAGAATATTCATTCACATAACGCTAGTACGTCGTACGCTGCTTCGAGATCTTTTCATCGAAATATGGGGAGAATGTCACAGTATCCGCAACCTCCACTAAGACCACCTAGGCCTTCTAACCCACAATATCAATCTTACTCAAGAGGTCCTCATGCGCAGAGCTTACCGGCTTATAATTCAGGGCCTAGAGAGTGCAATTCTGTGAACACTGGGACTATTTACAAACAATCTGGTAACTTGAATGTCTCTTTTGCATTAACTAACAAGCCTGTATCACCAACAACACATCAGGATGCTCCGAGAACTATTTTAGGACGACCTGAGCAAGGTTCAGATCAGCAAATTAAAAAGATGCGGCAGTCTTTATCACCAAATTTTACATACGATTCAGAAGTTcaaaaaagtttagaaaacACTGCTATAAATCCGCCAGAAAGATTAGCACAAAATgatcaacaacaacaacaac aacaacaacaacaacaacaaagcTTCAATTTAAAACAGTGGTTGGATTCGTCGGAAACTTCTGTAGCAACCAGCTCTGGGTCACTTAAAAATGACTCGACTCTCATCATTCAGCCCAGTGAAAAAGAGAAATCTTTACCAGAACCGGTAGTGGAAAAAACTAATGAACGTCCGGTGAATATTAATGTTCCAGATGCACCTCAAACTTCAAAATCTTCAACACCAGTTGCAATTAATCAGCAAGAAGTTAAACAGAACCAACCTGAAAAAATACCATCTTTAAGTTCTCTTGATACTGCTGGCTCAATAAAGATTATTTCAAGTGGTTCTACTACTAAAAATGAACCTAAAGAGACTAAAGGAGATTCTTCAAGTAGTTCTACTTCTAAagagattaaaaaagattcacaaATAAGTGTAAAATCTAAAGATTTATCGGTAGATTCTCAAAAATCCGAAAGTCAATCTAAATTAAGCTATTCATCAATTCTTGCGGCAAGTGGGAGTAAAACTGCACCAACTCCAGCATggaatgatttagtaacataTAAAAAAGTTGAGAACAAAGATACTGGTACAATTCCAAAGACGTCAAAGCCTCTAGACGGTCAAAGTAACTTTAATCGAGAGCAACAAACTCTGAAGAACACCGAGGATAAACTTAAAAAGTCTAAaa gtaagAGTAAAAAGAAGAACAGATATAAATATTCAGATTCTGAATGGTCTGGTTGCCATGAAAATGATTTTACTACGGAGAGACGTGAAAATTATGTAGAAACGCCGATGGAATCAAAACAAGAGTTGAATGAGAAATCACTATCATCATTATCAAATACTTCAACAAAATCTCAGCCTGTATCTTCGAACAAACTTCAAGAACCAGTTGTGGAATCAAAACAGTTTGAGttggataaaaaatcatcatcatcaccaaataatttgaaagaaaCTCGACCAGTATCTGTGACTGGGCTTCAAAAAGAAACTGTGGAATTAAAACAG GTAGAGTCAGATGAAAAATCATCAGCAAGTACGTCGAAAGAAACTAGACCAGTATCTTCGACCGAAATTAAAGAACAAACTGAAGAATCAAAAACGTCGAAGGTGAATAAACCACCATCAATATC ATCAGGTACTCCAAATAAAATTCGAGTAGTGCCTTTGAGTGATCTTCAAGAACAACCTAAGAATTCAAAGCAGTTGAaggcagaaaaaaaatcagcgagtggttcaaaaaaaaatcgagcTGGGCCTTGGAGAGAATCTCAAGAAAAATCTGTGGATTCAATAGTTCAGGAGTTGGATCAAAAACCATCGACGTCGTCTaatacttcaaaaaaaattaaaatattatctgcgtctgaaattaaaaaacaaattgcgCTGTCGGAAGCAGAACAGTTAGCGTTAAATCTAGAACCATTATCATTATTCAGAGActttggcaaaaaaaaaaaaacctcaaATCAAGAAGCAGTAGAATTAGACCAAACAAGATTACATGAGTTGGAGGTACAATTACAGAGGATACGATCATACTCACcatcaccaccaccaccatcaTCATCGAATACGACAGCTCAATTGATACCTTCGAGCGAACTTCAAAAACAAGCTTCGGAAGATCccgaaaaagaagaaaaaagggAGATTTTAGAAGAGTTTCTAGAAGATCCTTTAAACGATGCTTTAAAGGATACAATTTTTCCTCAGGATCATCAAATATTCCAAGTATTGGTGGatcaaaataaagaaatagtAATTGATGAAGTGTACGATGTATATACTAAAAAGGGGATGAGTAAATTTAGAGCTGAAGTCGATGAAAAGTCACAAATGAGTGACCCACAGCTCATAAAATCTTTCTTCTTGCAAAAATTTACATTCCTAAGTCCCAGTCAAATTGACAATCTTGACACCGTTAAAGAATCAGCAGAAATAGTTTCAGAAGTTGTAATCACTCCTAAAATTACAGCTGACAAAAACGAGTCAGatgttaaatattataacAAAGATGTAACTATCACAAGTAAAATTGTTTTAGATGATCCAGGTTTCAAAATTTGTACTGAAGAGTCTACAGCTGATAAGAGTGAAGAAATTTCACAACTTGaatttcagaaaaatgaaaaaaatttacttgatcaCTTGGAATGTAATCCTGAAACCCCGATTCATATTATACCAGAGTATAATATTGAGAAGAATATAGAGAGTAAACCTAAGGTTGAAGATAATGTAGAAGAAAGTGAAGTGAAGCCACCAGAAGAAACACTTTCATCAAATTCatgttcaattaaaataatccaATACAGTCGTGAGTTTCTTATAAGACTTAGAAATTCTCCTTACAGTAAAATCCGGCCATCAAATTTACCTGACATGGAAGTTATCAATCATAAATCAAactatgaaataaattatagcactCCAGTAAATTTACGGGCTTTTCCAGAGCCATCATTTAAAGTTCCTGAATACTTTAATCCCTTTTCTTTTAggcaattttcttcaaaaacgATCTTACCTTCAAGAGCTAATACTCcagaaataaaagtaaagtccTCTGAACCACCaatgatatattttaaattgtcaCAGCCTGAAGATGTAGCGTtacgtaaaataaaaaatgcatggaagCCTTCTTTtacgaaaaataattcatcagaaGCAGGAGACCGAGAAAATTCAGAGTCGGTTTATAAAAAAGTCCGAAGCGTGTTAAATAAACTAACACCCGAAAAGTTTGCGAAACTTGTCGgacaaataaaagatataGAAATAGAAAACGAGGAGgcattacaaaaaattattgacttggTATTTAATAAGGCTATTGCTGAACCAAATTTTGCCGTAGGCTACGCTTCAATGTGTAACGAACTtagtcatttaaaaattcgtaATTCAAAtatgaatgataaaaaaaatttcaggcaATTTCTTATTGATCGGTGTCAAGCTGAATTTGAAAAAGCTGCTTTTGACGAAGCTATTAAACAACAAAAattagaagaaataaaacgGTGTACTGATCCTgaagagaagaaaaaattacaattaagtCTTGAAGAGTACGATTATCAGATCAGAAAAAGATCAGTTGggattgttaaatttattggggagttatttaaaaacaaaatgttGACTCAAAATATTATGCAAAAGTGTATGAGTCAACTTTTGAGCACTCCAGATGAAGAAAGATTGGAATGTTTGTGTAAATTGTTGACGACTATTGGGAAGTTATTTGAGGAAAAAATTAGTTtggaaatttatataaaacagttgaaaaatttagcgAAACAAAACACGGAGTATAAAATCAGCTCGAGAATCAGATTTATGATTCAAGATGTTGTTGAGTTGAGACTCAACAACTGGGTGTCTCGTCGTAGTGACTCTAATCCAACAACTATGGATCAATTGCAGAGAGATGTTGAACAGGAAGAGCGTAAAAACAGGAACGATCGTACACCTTATCAAAACCGTCAGCAAAATGATCGAATCACTCCTCAAAGTACTAGCCGCAATGAAGACCTTTTTACCCCAAAAGAGACTTACAGTAATAGGCAAAGAGGTTATTTGAACAGTGGAAGACGGAATAGTCGAGCTAGTTCAAGGCCTGAGAGTGAAAGACGCAGTCCGTCTAAGCCAAGAACTGGAATTAATTTGTCAATAAAACCTCAACTGGAAGATACTAATGTTCTGGGGAATAGAAACGCTTATATATGGAACAAAACGCCGGCAATGCACACGCCCACGGAGACTTACAACCCATACAGTTTGTTGGACACGCCTAACTTGACGGTGGATAGAGATAGACTGTCTGTTAATATTACGGGGACACGCTCGGCTGGTCCGAAAGAATATCGCAGTAATTCGTCTTGGAGAGGACGTTCTTCGTATAGTAGTACTCATAGTCAATCCAGCTCTTTAAAACGAGAATCGTTGTCAATAAAAACGATTTCGCCTAGCATACAaagtactaaaaatttatttcagccGGAGTTTAAGTCACAAAGTAGTCTGCCATTCGTATCTTCGTCTAAATCGAGCAGTAATAGCAGTAATGTTAGTAATAAGCTCCAAAAAACTGGAAGAGAAGAAGAGGCAAAAGATTATTCTAAAGTCTTTAATGATATTTTGGACTGCTGCTATAATTCTACTGATGCTGCATTCATTAaa gatatTGAAGATGTCTTAAATGAATTAGAAACTTCTGCATTTGCGCGCTTTCTCCAAGAAACAACTTTGAGAGTTTTTGAAGACTCCTGTTCAAAAGTTCTTACAAGATATTCATTAATGCTGTCTCATATGataaagattaaatttatttctttcttaTTGTTCCAAACAGA gtaccaaaaattacttgaaacAGTTGATGATATGATATTAGATATTCCTCACTGTTTGACCCATATTTCACAACTTCTATTAGAAATGTTGATATCTGGCCTTCACCCGTTTGCTGAATTGAAGCAAACGTTGTCTTctctgaaaaataaagaacATAGAAGAAAGATTTTGGGGGAattgttgtcgcttttgagAAATAGTCAAGGGTCCGAATGGTTAGTGGACAAATGGAGTAAAAGCGAATTACTGTGGACTGATTTTGTTGATCTCAACGGAGAACAGCTTGATggatttataaatatgtacaAGTTGGATTGTCTTGTGGATGTTTGTAATAATCCTGAAAGAATTATTTCATCGACAGAATTGAGTTTGACCGAAATTCAGAATCATTTAGTCGGGGTTTTATCAATAGATGATTTTGACAATGTTGTTTCTTGGATatct GTAAATGTTGGTGCGAGATCCAAACATCCTCAATTTGTAAGAAATCTTGTTACAtctattttaagaatttctattg aacaaaacGGAGAGTCGTGGAAACTAAATGAagaaatgtttaataaattattaaaatatatccaACGTTATGTAGatgcaaattttcaattggaGCTTCAATGTTTGTATGCGATTCAGGCATATATTCATGAACTACAGCATCCGCaag GAGTCCTAGCTCGTATCGTCAGTATTTTATGCACTGAATCAATCATAGCAGATGAGACATTTTTAGCGTGGCGAGAAAGTACAGAAGAAACCGAAGTTCAAGGTCGCGGAACTGTCATATCAGCCCTTCGGTCGTTTTTCGAGAATCTTTCGTTACTTCTAGAAAGCGATAAATTAGGCGATAAAACTTGA